Within the Microbacterium sp. 1S1 genome, the region CGTCGAGCCACTCGCGCTGACGACGGAACACCGTCTCCACACCCTCGTCCGCTGCCCGGTCGAGCGACCGCCGGCAGCGGTCGACGAGCTCCCGCGGGGGCACCCCGCGGGACGAGTGGTAGCTGACGAGCTTGGTGATCGTGATGGGGACGCCGGCCTTCGCCTGGACGCGGAAGACATTCTTGGCGATGTCCGGCTCGATGAGCGTGCGGACGTTGTAGTGGTTCTCGGTCTCGATGATGTGGTCGGCCACGACGGCGACCGTCATCCCGGACGCGGCGACCCGGTAGGACAGCGCCGACCGCAGGCCGTCCTGCCAGTGCTCCGCCGGCTGCAGCACGCGATCCGCGATGCGCTCGGCCTTGCGCGGGTCGAAGGCGGCGCCCTTCGTCGTCATCGGGGACCCGGCGTAGACGCCCGCCCCGTCCTGACGGTTGAGGAGCTGGCAGCTGATGGTCACGGGCGCGTCGGAGTTCTCGACGACGACCTCGAGCCGCAGCACCGCGAGGTGCCGCTCCTCGAAGCTCACGAGACGCTGGTCGCGCATGCGGACCCGCTTGCCGGACGGGGTCTCCCAGACCACGCGGCGCTCCAGCACCCCCGTGCGCATGTCGAGCGTGCGGGCGTATTCGCGCACGTCCGCATCGTCGAGCGAGATGGGCTCGTCGTCGACGTAGAGACGCATCACCTTCGCGTCCGGGGCGTTGACGATGGTCTGACCGACCTCGGCGAAGCCATAGGCCTGCTCGGCATGCCGGATAGGCCAGGTCTCGTGCAGACCGTTGATGAAGGTGCCGTGCTCCTGCGCGCCGCGCCCCTCGATGTGGTTGCCCCGCAGCCCGAGGTAGCCGTTGCCGACCGAGAACAGCGTCTCGCCGACGCCCTCCTCCGAGTAACGCGTCTCGATCAGACGCCACGGGTCGACGGGGAAGCGGTCGCGGTCGATCATGCGGTCTCCGGGGTGTCGGTGCGAGTGTCGGGAAGCAGAACGCCGAGGTCGTCGACGACGTGGGTGGCCCCGGCGGCGCGCAGCGCGTCGGCGCCGGCACCGCGGTCGACGCCGATGACGACGGCGTAGCCGGCTGCGGCGGCGGAGGCGGCGCCGGAGGTGGCGTCCTCGACCGCGATGCTGCGGGCCGGGTCGACGCCGAGGGCCGTGGCACCGGCCGCGAACATGTCGGCGGCGGGCTTCGATGCGAGGTGCTCGCGCTCGGCGACCACGCCGTCGATCACGACGCGGAAGAAGGAACGGATCCCGGCGGCCGCCAGCACCTCCTCCGCGTTCTTCGAGCTGGAGACGACGCCGAGCGGGATGCCGGCGGCGTGCAGCGCTTCGACGATGGCGAGGGATCCGGGGAACGGAGCGATGCCCTGGCTGCGGAGGGACGCGGCGAACGCGGCGTTCTTCCGGTTACCGATGCCGCAGACGGTCTCCGCCGACGGGTCGTCGTCCACGGCACCCCACGGCACCTCGACGTTGCGACTGCGCAGCAAGCTCGCGACGCCGTCGTAGCGCTTCTTG harbors:
- a CDS encoding beta-phosphoglucomutase family hydrolase, whose amino-acid sequence is MPDTLPDLFHADGVLFDLDGVLTPTAEVHMRAWKAVFDDVFARWDITPPYTDEDYFAYVDGKKRYDGVASLLRSRNVEVPWGAVDDDPSAETVCGIGNRKNAAFAASLRSQGIAPFPGSLAIVEALHAAGIPLGVVSSSKNAEEVLAAAGIRSFFRVVIDGVVAEREHLASKPAADMFAAGATALGVDPARSIAVEDATSGAASAAAAGYAVVIGVDRGAGADALRAAGATHVVDDLGVLLPDTRTDTPETA